In one Candidatus Caccoplasma merdavium genomic region, the following are encoded:
- a CDS encoding pyruvate, phosphate dikinase, with amino-acid sequence MKQVYTFGNGQAEGRADMKNLLGGKGANLAEMNLIGVPVPPGFTITTEICTAYNQHGKDAVVKMLKSDVEKSIAHIENLMGTKFGDAENPLLVSVRSGARVSMPGMMDTVLNLGMNDSAVEGIAKKSGNPRFAWDSYRRFVQMYGDVVLGMKPQNKDDIDPFEEVMEEVKNKKGIKNDTELTVDDLKELVVRFKAAVKDRTGKDFPSSPWEQLWGAICAVFDSWMNERAILYRRMNQIPEEWGTAVNVQAMVFGNMGNTSATGVAFTRDAATGEDIFNGEYLINAQGEDVVAGVRTPQQITLEGSRRWAKLQGIDEATRAAQYPSLEESMPECAKDLIETQQKLEDYFKDMQDLEFTIQDGKLWLLQTRNGKRTGAAMVKIAMDMLRAGIIDEKTALKRMEPQKLDELLHPVFDKDALKRAPVMAKGLPASPGAAAGQIVFFADDAEAWAEKRKKVVMVRIETSPEDLRGMSVAQGILTARGGMTSHAAVVARGMGKCCVSGAGEIKVDYKARTLEMSGKTYKEGDWISLNGSTGEVYDGQVPTVEADMSGDFAAIMNLAEKYTKVDVRTNADTPRDAMVARKFGAKGIGLCRTEHMFFEGTRIKAMREMILSKDEDGRRHALDKLLPMQRSDFEGIFTAMDGFGVTIRLLDPPLHEFVPHQLATQKELAEEMGLTIEEVKLACDSLAEFNPMLGHRGCRLGCTYPEITEMQARAIIEAALNVKSHGINVFPEIMVPLVGVVEELKLQAEIIHRTAAQVFAERGDSVAYKVGTMIEVPRAAVTADQIAEVADFFSFGTNDLTQMTFGYSRDDAGKFLKIYKEKGILKTDPFEVLDQKGVGQLVRMGVEKGRSTKPTLKVGICGEHGGEPSSVKFCASLGMNYVSCSPYRVPIARVAAAQAAVE; translated from the coding sequence CGTCCCCGTACCTCCGGGATTTACCATCACTACCGAAATTTGCACGGCATATAATCAACATGGAAAGGACGCCGTGGTAAAAATGCTGAAAAGCGACGTTGAAAAATCCATCGCCCACATCGAGAACCTCATGGGTACGAAATTCGGTGATGCCGAGAACCCGTTGCTGGTTTCCGTGCGTTCGGGTGCCCGCGTGTCGATGCCCGGCATGATGGATACCGTCCTCAACCTCGGCATGAACGACTCTGCCGTCGAAGGCATCGCCAAGAAATCGGGCAATCCCCGTTTTGCCTGGGACTCTTACCGTCGTTTCGTGCAAATGTACGGTGACGTGGTTTTGGGCATGAAACCGCAAAACAAAGACGACATCGACCCCTTTGAAGAGGTCATGGAAGAGGTAAAAAACAAAAAAGGCATCAAGAACGATACCGAACTGACGGTTGACGACCTGAAAGAACTGGTCGTACGGTTCAAAGCTGCCGTCAAAGATCGCACAGGGAAAGACTTCCCCTCCTCCCCCTGGGAACAGCTGTGGGGAGCCATCTGCGCCGTATTCGACAGCTGGATGAACGAACGCGCCATACTCTACCGCCGCATGAACCAAATCCCCGAAGAATGGGGAACGGCCGTAAACGTGCAGGCCATGGTATTCGGCAACATGGGTAACACATCGGCCACCGGTGTGGCATTCACCCGCGACGCCGCTACCGGCGAAGACATTTTCAACGGCGAATACCTCATCAATGCACAAGGCGAAGATGTGGTTGCCGGTGTACGCACTCCGCAACAAATCACACTCGAAGGTTCTCGCCGCTGGGCCAAACTTCAAGGTATCGACGAAGCTACCCGCGCCGCACAATATCCGTCGCTCGAAGAGTCCATGCCCGAATGCGCCAAAGACCTCATCGAAACACAACAGAAACTCGAAGACTACTTCAAGGACATGCAAGACCTCGAATTTACCATTCAAGACGGTAAACTGTGGCTCTTGCAGACCCGAAACGGCAAACGCACCGGTGCCGCCATGGTGAAGATCGCCATGGATATGCTGCGTGCCGGCATCATCGACGAAAAGACCGCATTGAAACGCATGGAGCCGCAAAAACTCGACGAGTTGCTCCACCCCGTCTTCGACAAAGACGCCCTGAAACGGGCTCCCGTCATGGCCAAAGGTCTCCCCGCCTCGCCGGGTGCCGCTGCCGGACAAATCGTATTCTTTGCCGACGATGCCGAAGCATGGGCCGAAAAACGCAAAAAAGTGGTCATGGTGCGCATCGAGACCTCGCCCGAAGATTTGCGCGGAATGAGTGTCGCACAAGGTATCCTCACCGCCCGCGGCGGTATGACCTCACACGCCGCCGTTGTTGCCCGAGGCATGGGTAAATGCTGCGTGTCGGGAGCCGGTGAAATCAAAGTCGACTACAAAGCCCGCACTCTCGAAATGAGCGGAAAGACATATAAGGAAGGCGATTGGATTTCGTTGAACGGTTCGACCGGAGAAGTTTACGACGGTCAAGTACCGACCGTAGAAGCCGACATGAGCGGCGACTTCGCAGCCATCATGAACCTGGCCGAGAAATATACCAAAGTCGACGTCCGCACCAATGCCGACACGCCGAGAGATGCCATGGTAGCCCGCAAATTCGGAGCCAAAGGCATCGGCTTGTGCCGCACCGAACACATGTTCTTCGAAGGCACCCGCATCAAAGCCATGCGCGAAATGATTCTCTCGAAAGATGAAGACGGCCGTCGCCACGCCCTCGACAAACTCCTGCCCATGCAACGCAGCGACTTCGAAGGCATCTTCACCGCCATGGACGGCTTCGGCGTAACAATCCGCCTGCTCGACCCGCCCTTGCACGAATTTGTACCCCATCAGCTGGCCACGCAAAAAGAGCTCGCCGAAGAAATGGGTCTCACCATCGAAGAAGTAAAACTGGCCTGCGACTCGCTGGCCGAGTTCAACCCCATGCTGGGTCACCGCGGTTGCCGCTTGGGCTGCACCTATCCCGAAATTACGGAGATGCAGGCACGCGCCATCATCGAGGCCGCCCTCAACGTGAAATCGCACGGTATAAACGTATTCCCCGAAATCATGGTTCCGCTGGTGGGTGTAGTAGAAGAGCTGAAACTGCAAGCCGAAATCATTCACCGCACCGCCGCACAGGTATTTGCCGAACGTGGCGACAGCGTTGCCTACAAAGTGGGCACGATGATTGAAGTCCCGAGAGCCGCCGTAACGGCCGACCAAATTGCCGAAGTGGCCGACTTCTTCTCGTTCGGTACCAACGACCTCACCCAAATGACATTCGGTTACTCTCGCGATGATGCCGGGAAATTCCTCAAAATCTACAAAGAGAAAGGCATTCTCAAAACCGACCCGTTCGAAGTGCTCGACCAGAAAGGTGTGGGTCAACTCGTACGCATGGGTGTAGAAAAAGGCCGCTCGACCAAACCGACACTCAAAGTTGGTATCTGTGGCGAACACGGAGGTGAACCGTCATCGGTAAAATTCTGCGCCTCACTCGGCATGAACTATGTAAGTTGCAGCCCCTATCGCGTGCCCATCGCCCGCGTAGCTGCCGCACAGGCTGCTGTGGAATAA